From the Candidatus Polarisedimenticolia bacterium genome, the window AGGCACATGGCTCGAACTCCTGATGTCGCGGGCGCGCTGGAAGCGATCATCACCAGGACGCTGAAGGCGACGATGGGTCCCCGCCTGAGAAAGGTCGACAGCCAGCTGAAACGGCTGGAGCGGAGGCTCAAGAAGATCGCGAAGTTGCGCGGCCGCAGACCCAAGGCCGCCCGTGGCAGGCGTGCGGGCCGCGGCCGGGCTCGACGAGGACGACCGCCGATGAAGAACCGCCGGCGGGGACGAGGATCCAGGCGATAGGTCCCATGCAATCGGACTCCTGGAGTCACGGATGGCCCGGCAGCGGGGGAGGCGTCTGCACGCTGCCGCCGGGCTCCAGGAGCCGGTCCTCCCGTGGATCGACCCGCCGGGATTTCCTCAGGTCCTGCGGCACCTCCGCCATGGCGCTCGCGGCGGTCGATCTGATCCCCGGCGCGTTCGTCACCCGCCGCGCCGCGGCCGCCGTCATGCCCCCGGATCGGCTGGACGAGCTCGGAGCGGTGGCGCTCGACCGGGCGCGCTCCCTCGGAGCGAGCTACGCCGACATCCGCATCAACCGGTATCGCACCCAGAGCGTGCTCCTGCGCTCGGCCCCCGACTGGGCCTCGGGCGCCATCAACAACGTCCCCTCGGTCACGGACGACGAGAGCTTCGGCTTCGGCGTGCGCGTCATCCACGCCGGCGCCTGGGGGTTCGCGGCCAGCGCCGACGTGGACAAGGACACGATCGCGCGGATGACCTCCGAGGCGGTCGGCATCGCACGCGCGCACGCGAAGCTGCGAGGCGAGCCGGTGCGCCTGGCGAAGGTCTCTCCCGCGAAGGACACCTACCGGACGCCGGTTGAAAAGGATCCGTTCGAGGTCGGAATCGCGGCGAAGATCGCCCTGCTGCAGCAGATCAGCGACGAGGTCAGGAAGGTCCCGGGGATTTTCTCGGTCAACGGGTTCATGGAGCTGCGCCAGGAGGACCGCTTCTTCGCGTCCACCGAGAACAGCGTCATCCGCCAGGTGATCGTGCAGGTGGCGCCCGAGTATACGGCCGTCGCCCGCGACCTGAAGGCCCGCAAGACGAAGTCGCGCACCTTCAGGCCGGACGCGGTCTGCGGCGGCTACGAGTTCGTCGAGCGGGCCGGCATGGTGGACAACGCCCGACGGATCGGCGAGGAGGCGGTGAACCACCTCAAGGCGCCTTCGGTCGTCGCGGGAAAGAAGGACCTGGTCCTGCTCCCCACGCACCTGGCCCTGACCATCCACGAGTCGATCGGCCACTCCACCGAGCTGGATCGCGCCATGGGGTACGAGGCCAATTACGCCGGGACGTCGTTCCTGACGACCGACAAGCTGGGGAAGTTCCGCGTCGGCTCCGACCTGGTCAACATCTTCGGCGACCGCATCCTGCCACAGGCCCTCTCGACCTGCGGCTACGACGACGACGGCGCCAGGACCAAGCGCTTCCCGATCCTGAAGAGCGGGATCTTCGTCGGCTACCAGACGACGCGCGAGCAGGCGCACTGGATCGGGCAGGACGAGTCGATGGCCTGCTGCTACGCCGATTCGTACGCCTCGGTGCCGTTCCAGAGGATGCCGAACGTGTGGCTCCAGGCGAGCGAGACGCCGCGCTCGCTGGACGACCTGGTGGGAGGGGTGGACGACGGGGTCCTCATCGACGGGCGCGGCTCGTACTCGATCGATCACCAGCGCTTCAATTTCCAGTTCGGCGGCGACGCTTTCTGGGAGATCAAGGGGGGCAAGCTCGGCCCGATGATCGCCGACGTCGCCTACCAGAGCCGCACGCCCGATTTCTGGCAGGCCTGCGATCAGATCGGCGATCAGTCGACCTGGAGGAACGTGGGGCTCAACCGCGACGGCAAGGGGGAGCCGGGCCAGATCAACGCCATGAGCCACGGCTGCCCTCCGTCGCGCTTCCGCGGCATCACGGTCATCCGCACCGAGTAGGCCCCGACGGGGCAGGAGCGTTCCGACGTGCGCTGGGACCAGGGAGAGGCGAAGAGGACGATCGAGCGCATCCTGTCGCTCGCCGGGCCGGGTGAGTGGGAGCTCGAGCTGACCGCGCGCACGTCGTCCCACACGCGCTTCGCCCGGAACGAGATCTCGACCTCCGGATTCGTCGAAGACGTGGACCTGAGCGTGACGTCGCGCAGGGAGGGCCGCAGCGGCTCCGTGGGGACCAATGATCTCTCCACCGCGGGGCTGAAGGCGGCGATCGCGCGCGCGGCGGAGATGCGCGACCTCATGCCGGCCGATCCCGAGGCCGTGGAGATGCTGGGCCCCCAGTCCTATCCCGCCCTCGAGAAGAAATACGACGACGCGACCGCCCGCGCCCGGGCCGCCGAGCGCGCCTCCGGTGTCAAGACGACCCTGGGGCTGGCGCAGCGCAAGTCCCTGACCTCGGCCGGCTTCTTCGAGAACAGGGTCACGCACCGGGCGATCGGAAACAGCAAGGGGAACTTCGGCTACCACCTGTCGACCGACGCCGAGTTTTCGGTCACCATGCGCACGGGGGACGGGACCGGCTCGGGCTGGGCGGCGGGCGCCTCGCCGCGCCTCGACGACCTCGACGTGAAGTCCCTGGCGCGACGCGCCGCGGACAAGGGGATCGCCTCGGCCTCGCCGCGGGACGTGCCCCCCGGCGACTACACGGTCGTGCTCGAGCCGGCGGCGGTGGTGGATCTTCTCCAGACCCTGCAGTTCGGGGCGCTGCAGGCGCGCGCCGCCGACGAGGGGCGGAGCGTCTTCTCGAAGCAGGGGGGCGGGAGCCGCGTCGGCGAGAAGGTGGTCCACGAATCGGTCACGCTGCGCACCGATCCGTTCGACCCCCGCCTGCCGGGAGCGCCCTGGAGCGTGCGCGGGGGCTTCGGAGGGGAGTCGACCGACGGCCTGCCGAACCGCCGGATCGCCTGGATCGAGAAAGGCGTCCTGAAACGGCTGTACGCCGATCGCTACTGGGCCGGCAAGACGGGGGTCGAAGCCACGCCCTTCCCGGGCAGCCTCGTCCTGGAAGGCGGCACCGGGTCCCTCGAGGGCCTGATCGCCGGGACGGACCGCGGCCTCCTGGTCACGCGTTTCTTCTACATCCGCACGGTCAATCCGCAGACCTGGCAGCTCACAGGGCTGACGCGCGACGGGCTGTTCCTGATCGAAAAGGGAAAGATCGTCCATCCGGTCACCAACCTGCGCTTCAACGAGAGCCCCATCGTGATGCTGCAGAACATCGAGGCGATGAGCGTCTCGTCCCCCGCCGGCCGGATGGTCGTGCCGGCGATCCGGTCGCGCGAGTTCACCTTCACCAGCAAGTCCGACGCGGTCTAGGAGCCTGTCCGAGACGCGGACACGCTCCTACTTCGTGAACCGGGACAGGGCGAAGAAGGGATCGGGTGTCGCGGCGCCCAGGACGAGATCGGCCATCCGCTCGCCGATGGCGGGACCGTGCTTGAAGCCGTGCCCCGACCCGCCCCCGACGATCCAGGCGTTGTCGGCTCCCGGGAGGCGATCGAGGATGAAGCGGCCATCCGGGGAGTTCTCGTACTGGCAGACCCGCGCTTCGAGGAGCGGCGCCCCCGTGAGGCCGGGAAAGCGCCGGGCCAGATAGGCCCGGGCCGACGCCAGGCCGTCCGCGGTGGCGATGCGGTCGCTCCTGTCCGGGTCGAAGACAGGACCGTGCGTGTCGTCGGCGACCTTGAAGCCGCGCCATTCGTTGCCGGGGACTCCGTAGACGATCCGATCGCCGTGGTCGACCCAGACCGGCAGACGGTCCTCCTGGTACCGGGGATCGCCCGCCGGCGTTCCGAAGAAGAACACCTCCTGGCGCGTCGGCAGCACGCGGTCGCCGATCGCCTCGGGGAACATCCTGCCGAGCCACGGACCGCAGGCGAACACGTAGTGGTCGGCGGCCAGCCGTGTGCCATCCGACAGGGGCAGGGCCCCCATGCCCTCCTTCCCGACCACACCCGGCGCCGCCGACACCTGGCGGTACTCCCCCCCTTCCTTCTGCAGCCCCTCCATGACGACCTGGCAGGAACGTCGGGCCAGCAGGTAGCCGCCCTCCTTCTCGAGGATGGCCCGCGCGATTCCCTCGAAGCTCACCTGGGGATAGCGCGTGGCGGCGTCGGAGCGGGACATCTCGTCGAACGCGAGCCCCTCCTCCCGCAGCAGGGAGAGGGAGGCCCGCTCGAAACGATCGTCGCGGCCCACCATCCACAGGACGCCGGTCTTCCGGTAGAGTCTCTGCCCGAACCGGGTTTCGTTCTCCCGCCACAGCCGCAGCGCCTGCGCCACCATCTGGACGTAGATGCGGTCCGGCCCGTAGGTGGCGCGGATGACCCGGGTCTCGCCGCCGGAGCTGGCGCGCGAATTGCCGGGTCCCCAGGCGTCGACCAGGGTGACCCGCGCTCCGCGCCGCACGAGAGACAGGGCGGTGAAGCCGCCGAACGCCCCGGCGCCGACGACCGCCACGCGCGGCCGCGCGCCCGGCCGGCCCGGAAGGGCTCCGGTCCCCGCGGCCGGCGACGAGGCGGCGGGCGGTCCGGATTGGGCGCGGAGGAGGGGAGGCAGGAAGCGGGACGCCGCCAGTGTCGCGCACGCGGCGCCCCCCTTGAGAAGGCTCCTCCGGGACACCCCGCCGTCCTTCACGGCCTCGACCTCCCGGGGACCGGTCCGAATACTCCGACGGGCTCCCGGACGAATCCTACATCCGAAGGCACCGGTCGGCCCCATGACCGGACGGGCGCCTCGGGTAGAATGACGCCGAACACTCGGACACACTCCTGGGCGGGAGACGCACGATGAGACGGCTCTGGATCGACGGCCAGTTCACGGAGGGCTCGACGGGGGCCGTCCTGCGGATCGTCGACCCGGCGACCGAAGAGGTCGTGGACGTCGTCCCCAAGGGGGGCCCGGCCGAGGTCGACCGCGCGGTGGCGGCGGCGAAACGCGCGTTCCCGGCCTGGAAGCGCCTGCCGGCCATGCCGCGAGCCGACCTCCTGGTCGAGGTGGCGCGCCGCCTGCGCCACGGCCGGGAGGACTTCGCCCTCACCCTGACGCACGAGACCGGGCGCACCCTCCGCAAGAACCGCGGCTACGTCGACTGGTCGGCCATGTGCTTCGACTACTACGCCGGTCTCATCAGGGACGGGCGCGGCCGTGTCATCCCTTCGGCCGAGCCCGGGCAATTGAACCTGGTCATCAAGGAGCCGATCGGGGTGGTCGGCTGCATCGTCCCGTTCAACTACCCGTTGATGCTCCTCGCCTGGAAGGTCGCTCCGGCTCTGGCGGCCGGCAACACGGTGGTGATCAAGCCGGCCTCCCAGACGCCGCTCCTGACCCTGGACCTGCACCGCGTCTTCGACCATCTGCCGCCGGGGGTGGTCAACATCATCACCGGCTCCGGCGGCGAGGTCGGGGACGCGCTGGTGCAGCACCCCGACGTTCCGTGCATCGCCTTCACCGGATCGACGGCGGTCGGCCGGCAGATCTACAGGCTGGGCGCTCCGCGGATCAAGAAGCTGCACCTGGAGCTGGGCGGCAGCGACGCGGCGATCGTCTGCGCCGACTGTGATCTGGAGGCCGCGGTGCGGGCGGTCGCCTGGACGGCGTTCCTCAACGCCGGCCAGGTCTGCACCAGCGCCGAGCGGATCTACGTCGAGAAACCGGTCCATGGCGAGTTCCTGGAGCGCTTCGCCGCCCTGACGAAGCAGCTGGTCGTCGGCCCCGGCATGGACGAGAGGACGGAGGTGACCCCGCTCATCGGTGCGCGCGAGCGCGACCAGGTCGAGGCGCGGGTGTCCCTGGCGATCCG encodes:
- a CDS encoding TldD/PmbA family protein; translation: MQSDSWSHGWPGSGGGVCTLPPGSRSRSSRGSTRRDFLRSCGTSAMALAAVDLIPGAFVTRRAAAAVMPPDRLDELGAVALDRARSLGASYADIRINRYRTQSVLLRSAPDWASGAINNVPSVTDDESFGFGVRVIHAGAWGFAASADVDKDTIARMTSEAVGIARAHAKLRGEPVRLAKVSPAKDTYRTPVEKDPFEVGIAAKIALLQQISDEVRKVPGIFSVNGFMELRQEDRFFASTENSVIRQVIVQVAPEYTAVARDLKARKTKSRTFRPDAVCGGYEFVERAGMVDNARRIGEEAVNHLKAPSVVAGKKDLVLLPTHLALTIHESIGHSTELDRAMGYEANYAGTSFLTTDKLGKFRVGSDLVNIFGDRILPQALSTCGYDDDGARTKRFPILKSGIFVGYQTTREQAHWIGQDESMACCYADSYASVPFQRMPNVWLQASETPRSLDDLVGGVDDGVLIDGRGSYSIDHQRFNFQFGGDAFWEIKGGKLGPMIADVAYQSRTPDFWQACDQIGDQSTWRNVGLNRDGKGEPGQINAMSHGCPPSRFRGITVIRTE
- a CDS encoding FAD-dependent oxidoreductase → MKDGGVSRRSLLKGGAACATLAASRFLPPLLRAQSGPPAASSPAAGTGALPGRPGARPRVAVVGAGAFGGFTALSLVRRGARVTLVDAWGPGNSRASSGGETRVIRATYGPDRIYVQMVAQALRLWRENETRFGQRLYRKTGVLWMVGRDDRFERASLSLLREEGLAFDEMSRSDAATRYPQVSFEGIARAILEKEGGYLLARRSCQVVMEGLQKEGGEYRQVSAAPGVVGKEGMGALPLSDGTRLAADHYVFACGPWLGRMFPEAIGDRVLPTRQEVFFFGTPAGDPRYQEDRLPVWVDHGDRIVYGVPGNEWRGFKVADDTHGPVFDPDRSDRIATADGLASARAYLARRFPGLTGAPLLEARVCQYENSPDGRFILDRLPGADNAWIVGGGSGHGFKHGPAIGERMADLVLGAATPDPFFALSRFTK
- a CDS encoding aldehyde dehydrogenase family protein, producing the protein MRRLWIDGQFTEGSTGAVLRIVDPATEEVVDVVPKGGPAEVDRAVAAAKRAFPAWKRLPAMPRADLLVEVARRLRHGREDFALTLTHETGRTLRKNRGYVDWSAMCFDYYAGLIRDGRGRVIPSAEPGQLNLVIKEPIGVVGCIVPFNYPLMLLAWKVAPALAAGNTVVIKPASQTPLLTLDLHRVFDHLPPGVVNIITGSGGEVGDALVQHPDVPCIAFTGSTAVGRQIYRLGAPRIKKLHLELGGSDAAIVCADCDLEAAVRAVAWTAFLNAGQVCTSAERIYVEKPVHGEFLERFAALTKQLVVGPGMDERTEVTPLIGARERDQVEARVSLAIREGAKVVAGGRRPPQHARGWFYEPTVLSGARHGMSLFKEEIFGPVAPILPFETFDEALALANDSPYGLGATLFSRDARRVRRYFEEIEAGNVWVNDPLVDNPAGPFGGMKMSGLGRELGEEGLEEFQQTKHVHWDIEGSIKPWWFPLPR
- a CDS encoding TldD/PmbA family protein — encoded protein: MRWDQGEAKRTIERILSLAGPGEWELELTARTSSHTRFARNEISTSGFVEDVDLSVTSRREGRSGSVGTNDLSTAGLKAAIARAAEMRDLMPADPEAVEMLGPQSYPALEKKYDDATARARAAERASGVKTTLGLAQRKSLTSAGFFENRVTHRAIGNSKGNFGYHLSTDAEFSVTMRTGDGTGSGWAAGASPRLDDLDVKSLARRAADKGIASASPRDVPPGDYTVVLEPAAVVDLLQTLQFGALQARAADEGRSVFSKQGGGSRVGEKVVHESVTLRTDPFDPRLPGAPWSVRGGFGGESTDGLPNRRIAWIEKGVLKRLYADRYWAGKTGVEATPFPGSLVLEGGTGSLEGLIAGTDRGLLVTRFFYIRTVNPQTWQLTGLTRDGLFLIEKGKIVHPVTNLRFNESPIVMLQNIEAMSVSSPAGRMVVPAIRSREFTFTSKSDAV